From one bacterium genomic stretch:
- a CDS encoding response regulator, which produces MQHRILVVDDDPDITVVVRMVLEAAGYQVETAPDGEEGLERVRREVPDLIILDMLMPRLDGYGVVRALKEKPRWASIPIVIFTAVGEEASRRRYELETGLAMDVDDYVEKPVKPVELLHRVGKVLERRGKRAGNPGEV; this is translated from the coding sequence ATGCAACATCGGATCTTGGTGGTGGATGACGACCCGGACATCACGGTGGTTGTCCGGATGGTACTGGAGGCCGCGGGCTATCAAGTGGAGACAGCGCCCGACGGCGAGGAGGGGCTCGAGAGGGTCCGCCGGGAAGTGCCCGACCTGATAATCCTGGACATGCTGATGCCCAGGCTGGACGGATACGGCGTGGTGCGGGCGCTGAAGGAGAAGCCCCGCTGGGCGTCCATTCCGATAGTTATCTTCACGGCAGTCGGTGAAGAAGCCAGCCGGCGGAGGTACGAGCTGGAAACCGGGCTGGCCATGGACGTGGACGACTATGTCGAGAAGCCGGTGAAGCCGGTGGAACTGCTGCACCGCGTCGGCAAGGTGCTGGAGCGGCGCGGCAAGCGGGCCGGCAACCCGGGAGAGGTGTAG
- a CDS encoding response regulator — protein MAGDPKHILLIDDDADLVEATRTVLESSAYKVTAALDGVEGLRLARQDPPDLIILDVIMPFKDGFTVCEEIKRDPALAAVPVLMLTSFADRRGDTDLPVSAGFGLEAEDYLDKPAPPGVLLARVERLLSRHGRAEGGTGTP, from the coding sequence TTGGCCGGAGACCCCAAACACATCCTGTTGATTGACGACGATGCCGATCTTGTGGAGGCTACCCGTACGGTGCTGGAGAGCAGTGCCTACAAAGTGACCGCGGCCCTCGACGGTGTGGAAGGGCTGCGCCTGGCACGCCAGGATCCGCCCGACCTGATCATCCTGGATGTGATCATGCCGTTCAAAGACGGTTTTACGGTCTGCGAGGAGATCAAGCGGGATCCGGCGCTGGCCGCGGTTCCGGTTCTGATGCTTACGTCGTTCGCCGATCGGCGTGGGGACACCGACCTTCCGGTCAGCGCCGGGTTCGGCCTGGAGGCAGAGGATTACCTTGACAAGCCGGCTCCTCCAGGCGTGCTTCTCGCCCGGGTGGAACGGCTGCTCTCGCGTCACGGCCGGGCGGAAGGAGGGACGGGGACACCATGA
- a CDS encoding methylenetetrahydrofolate reductase C-terminal domain-containing protein, which produces MIVAQQKPLEDIRQMARGFRRLLVLGCGTCTTVCFAGGEKEVGLLATSLRSALGQEIEIEEAVVQRQCEWEFLDQVGEAVGRAEAVLSLGCGVGVQGIGERYPGVVVLPGLNTTFMGLTEAPGIWEERCMACGDCLLHRTGGICPVARCAKSLLNGPCGGPQDGHCEISPENPCAWVLIYDRLMQQGRVEQLEEIIPVRDWKASHSGGPRRIVRPDLREMVEEEV; this is translated from the coding sequence GTGATCGTTGCACAGCAGAAACCCTTGGAGGATATCCGCCAGATGGCGCGCGGGTTCCGCCGCCTGTTGGTGCTCGGCTGCGGGACGTGCACCACCGTCTGCTTTGCGGGCGGAGAGAAGGAAGTAGGGCTCCTCGCCACCTCGCTGCGGTCGGCGCTGGGGCAGGAGATCGAAATCGAGGAAGCCGTGGTTCAACGGCAGTGCGAGTGGGAGTTCCTGGACCAGGTCGGCGAAGCTGTAGGCCGGGCCGAGGCGGTGCTGTCGCTGGGGTGCGGCGTGGGCGTGCAGGGAATCGGGGAACGCTACCCGGGAGTGGTGGTGCTCCCAGGGCTCAACACCACCTTTATGGGGCTCACCGAGGCTCCGGGGATCTGGGAAGAGCGCTGCATGGCCTGCGGCGACTGCCTATTGCACCGGACGGGCGGGATCTGTCCGGTGGCCCGGTGCGCCAAGAGCCTCCTGAACGGCCCCTGCGGGGGCCCCCAGGACGGGCACTGCGAGATTTCCCCGGAGAACCCCTGTGCCTGGGTGTTGATCTACGATCGCCTGATGCAGCAGGGCCGCGTGGAGCAACTGGAGGAGATCATTCCGGTCCGGGATTGGAAGGCGAGCCACTCGGGCGGACCGCGCCGGATCGTGCGGCCCGACCTGCGCGAGATGGTCGAGGAGGAGGTGTAG
- a CDS encoding 4Fe-4S dicluster domain-containing protein, with amino-acid sequence MQPPEARALPYRMDPAWASVVEAASGERVGLCFGCGICTGSCPLAPAMDMLPSRLIKAVQLGLQERVLGATAPYLCVGCVTCAVRCPNGIDVSRVMDAVRQAGLARGGPVPRVDIQRFHQWFLRTVRLFGRAHEGLLSAGFSLQQGKLREDLPTGLALMRHGRLALWPHFIRRRREVRRLFRAIGQRGGR; translated from the coding sequence ATGCAACCGCCTGAGGCGCGGGCGCTACCCTACAGGATGGACCCTGCCTGGGCGTCGGTAGTTGAGGCAGCCAGCGGAGAGCGCGTTGGGCTCTGCTTCGGTTGTGGCATCTGCACCGGTAGCTGCCCCCTGGCTCCGGCGATGGACATGCTGCCGAGCCGTCTGATTAAGGCGGTTCAGCTCGGGCTCCAGGAGCGGGTGCTTGGGGCCACCGCGCCATACCTCTGCGTCGGCTGCGTAACTTGTGCTGTGCGGTGCCCGAACGGGATAGATGTATCGCGGGTGATGGACGCGGTGCGCCAGGCGGGCCTGGCCAGGGGTGGGCCGGTTCCCAGGGTGGACATCCAACGGTTTCACCAGTGGTTCCTGCGCACAGTGAGGCTGTTCGGCCGAGCCCACGAGGGACTGCTCTCGGCCGGTTTCAGCCTGCAGCAGGGAAAGCTGCGAGAGGATCTGCCCACCGGTCTGGCCCTCATGCGGCACGGCAGGCTGGCCCTGTGGCCTCACTTTATCCGGCGGCGCCGTGAGGTGCGCCGCCTGTTCCGGGCCATTGGGCAACGGGGTGGACGGTGA
- a CDS encoding methylenetetrahydrofolate reductase → MPAGSNLEAVLSAGRFAVTAELGPPKGTNLGVVERKAEILRHCCDAVNLTDNQTAIVRMSSLACAIHLRRMGLDPVMQMTCRDRNRLALQSDVLGAAGAGVRNFLCLSGDHQQFGNHPGAKNVFDLDSIQLIQVLAGMRDTRRFQGGDEFTGDIPMFIGAAANPFADPLPYRVVRLAKKVRAGANFIQTQAVFDLEIFGRWMAQVRARGLHEQTAIMAGIVPLKSVGTARYMRDYVSGITVPDAIIARMEDAADPKAEGMAIAVELIDAAREIPGVRGVHIMAVGWEDVVPILTERAGLLPRPLI, encoded by the coding sequence ATGCCCGCCGGCAGCAATTTGGAAGCGGTGCTGTCTGCCGGGCGGTTCGCCGTGACCGCCGAGTTGGGTCCGCCCAAAGGCACCAACCTGGGCGTGGTGGAGCGCAAGGCAGAGATCCTCAGGCACTGTTGCGACGCCGTGAACCTGACCGACAATCAGACCGCCATCGTGCGCATGTCCAGCCTGGCGTGCGCGATCCACCTGCGCCGGATGGGTTTGGACCCGGTGATGCAGATGACGTGCCGCGACCGGAACCGTCTGGCCCTGCAGTCGGACGTCCTGGGCGCCGCGGGTGCGGGCGTGCGCAACTTCCTGTGTTTGAGCGGAGACCACCAGCAGTTCGGCAACCACCCAGGCGCCAAGAACGTTTTCGATCTCGACTCCATCCAGCTCATCCAGGTGCTGGCCGGCATGCGGGACACGCGCAGGTTCCAGGGCGGCGACGAGTTCACCGGAGACATCCCGATGTTCATCGGGGCCGCGGCCAACCCATTCGCCGACCCGCTGCCGTATCGGGTCGTCCGCCTGGCGAAGAAGGTGCGCGCAGGCGCCAATTTCATCCAGACACAGGCCGTCTTCGACCTCGAAATCTTCGGACGCTGGATGGCCCAGGTGAGGGCGCGGGGGCTCCACGAGCAGACCGCCATCATGGCCGGAATCGTACCCTTGAAGTCGGTCGGCACGGCCCGCTACATGCGGGACTACGTATCGGGTATAACTGTGCCCGATGCCATCATCGCTCGGATGGAGGACGCCGCGGATCCCAAGGCCGAAGGGATGGCCATCGCCGTGGAACTAATCGACGCCGCGCGCGAGATACCGGGCGTTCGGGGCGTGCACATTATGGCGGTGGGGTGGGAGGACGTCGTCCCGATCCTGACGGAGCGGGCCGGGCTCCTGCCGCGGCCGCTGATATGA
- a CDS encoding methylenetetrahydrofolate reductase, which translates to MTLRAALAQGQFVVTAEASPPKGTNVAGAIAEAEHLRGRVQAFNVTDQQSSVMRLGSLALCYLLKERGLEPIFQVTCRDRNRIALQSDLLSAAALGIENVLCLTGDHVKLGDHPQAKPVFDLDSVSLLRAAAGLVAGQDMAGKKLDGAPNFFLGAVVSPGADPVEPQLLKMEKKAQAGAEFFQTQAIFDPDAFARFMEAAGPMGKPVFAGIIMLKSAGMARFMNRNVPGVHVPDRLIEVMETAKDRQGASVGVAAELTRQLRPLCQGIHLMAMGWDHLLPRVLEAGGLAAQGVV; encoded by the coding sequence ATGACCCTGCGAGCGGCCCTGGCTCAAGGCCAGTTCGTGGTGACGGCCGAGGCCTCCCCGCCCAAGGGCACAAATGTGGCAGGAGCCATCGCAGAGGCCGAGCACCTGCGGGGGCGTGTGCAGGCGTTCAACGTTACCGACCAGCAGAGCTCGGTGATGCGCCTGGGATCCCTGGCGCTCTGCTACCTGCTCAAAGAGCGGGGCCTCGAGCCCATCTTCCAGGTCACCTGCCGCGACCGGAACCGGATCGCCCTGCAGTCAGATCTTTTAAGCGCGGCGGCGCTGGGTATTGAGAACGTTCTCTGCCTGACCGGTGACCACGTTAAGCTGGGTGATCACCCGCAGGCCAAGCCTGTTTTTGACCTGGACTCGGTTTCCCTGCTGCGGGCTGCGGCCGGGCTGGTGGCGGGTCAGGACATGGCGGGCAAGAAGCTGGACGGTGCGCCCAACTTCTTCCTGGGCGCGGTCGTCAGCCCCGGCGCGGATCCGGTGGAGCCCCAGCTGCTCAAGATGGAGAAGAAGGCGCAGGCCGGCGCCGAGTTCTTCCAGACTCAGGCCATCTTCGACCCGGACGCGTTCGCCCGCTTCATGGAAGCGGCCGGTCCCATGGGCAAGCCGGTCTTTGCCGGGATCATCATGCTTAAGTCCGCCGGCATGGCCCGGTTTATGAACCGGAACGTTCCGGGCGTGCACGTTCCCGACCGCCTGATCGAGGTTATGGAAACCGCCAAGGATCGCCAGGGAGCTAGCGTGGGCGTTGCCGCGGAGCTGACCCGGCAGCTCCGGCCGCTGTGCCAGGGTATCCACCTGATGGCCATGGGATGGGATCACCTCCTTCCGCGGGTGTTGGAGGCCGGCGGCCTGGCAGCTCAGGGAGTGGTGTAG
- a CDS encoding CoB--CoM heterodisulfide reductase iron-sulfur subunit B family protein, whose translation MQVEGERPLALYPGCSLLSTGAAYLASVHETLRALGLQVKELTDWNCCGASSAHFVDPELAVLLPARNLAIAEALGADVLTACAACHHRLVQAEHEMSTSEAMTRAAAEQGVVYHGGVRVRHLLSVLDETDLSGRIRRPLAGLRVACYYGCLLVRIPRSGGIDDPENPGIMERVLRACGAEVADWQGKTWCCGASLAATAPELAGDLVQRILVQAHRAGADCIATACPLCQLNLDLLQGAAAERAGFDRLLPVVFFTQLTALALGASPRRLGFGKHLVAVRPMMEALAR comes from the coding sequence ATGCAGGTGGAAGGGGAGAGACCGCTCGCGCTGTACCCGGGGTGCTCGCTGCTCAGCACCGGAGCCGCCTACCTGGCTTCCGTGCACGAGACGCTGCGCGCCCTGGGGCTCCAGGTGAAGGAACTGACCGACTGGAACTGCTGCGGGGCCAGCTCGGCCCACTTCGTTGACCCGGAGTTGGCGGTCCTGCTTCCTGCCCGCAACCTCGCGATCGCCGAGGCCCTGGGGGCCGACGTGCTGACCGCGTGCGCCGCCTGTCACCACCGGCTGGTGCAGGCAGAGCACGAGATGAGCACCTCGGAAGCCATGACGCGAGCCGCCGCGGAGCAGGGCGTGGTCTACCACGGTGGGGTCAGGGTGCGTCACCTGCTCTCGGTTCTGGATGAGACCGACCTCTCAGGGCGGATCCGCCGTCCCCTGGCCGGGCTCAGGGTGGCATGCTACTACGGCTGCCTGCTCGTGCGGATACCCAGGTCCGGCGGCATAGACGACCCGGAGAACCCGGGTATCATGGAGCGCGTGCTCAGGGCCTGCGGCGCCGAAGTGGCCGACTGGCAGGGAAAGACCTGGTGCTGCGGTGCCAGCCTGGCCGCCACCGCCCCCGAACTGGCAGGGGACCTCGTTCAACGGATCCTGGTGCAGGCGCATCGCGCTGGCGCCGACTGCATCGCCACCGCGTGTCCGCTGTGCCAGCTCAACCTGGACCTGCTCCAGGGTGCCGCGGCCGAGCGGGCGGGATTCGATAGGCTGCTACCCGTGGTGTTCTTCACTCAGCTGACCGCGCTGGCGCTGGGAGCCAGCCCGCGCCGCCTGGGGTTCGGGAAACACCTGGTGGCAGTCCGACCGATGATGGAGGCGCTGGCCCGATGA
- a CDS encoding hydrogenase iron-sulfur subunit — translation MNGSGTALVVCDCGGTLCGRLDTARIAAAPDFASALVSHDLCLPAGRVQAASWLRETASDSLVVAACGIPAAVEAVAEVSKAAGIAGHRMGLVDLREGCAWVHNRPDQATAKALRMVAAAAAGIRESMPPVPDVEVRPSGRVLVVGTGPGSLAAAARLRELGCEPILVSGTLERFEGQAGEFRARIRTDQGVECQAVGAVIAAGDASAGPPEAQAGQRVAFLLEGDPWPSVAESTLSAALHLARDCGCRVLVLFRDIGVAGRGLEELYREARGSGVTFIRMDEGPPQIVEVGGEWVVTLEVPGLGPVTETVDVLVSGTTAALQGARGLAEVLGVAPRKGGWAPRERVLLEPVATERNGVFLIGPARGPYTTDQAVRQGEAAAMAALSVAAPGVIALSARASVDTDRCAFCLTCLRVCPHQAVTTALGQTMRVLPAACQGCGVCAAACPSGAIQITESPNRKLLAELDALMNGPPLDGRPVVVFACANSAVPALQAMGRLRLSYPAQVLVVPVPCLGRLEAVHCVRPLAAGARQVLLCGCYDRSCEHLVGPATARRMVERACALAGTLGLDPNAIHVASLAPVDWHKLGRLLRASCDDVAQESGEASKVTAHATA, via the coding sequence GGTCAGCCACGATCTCTGCCTGCCTGCGGGCCGCGTGCAGGCCGCGTCCTGGCTTCGCGAGACCGCATCCGACAGCTTGGTAGTGGCGGCGTGCGGGATTCCTGCGGCGGTGGAGGCGGTCGCCGAGGTGTCCAAGGCCGCTGGAATCGCAGGGCACCGGATGGGCCTGGTGGATCTGCGGGAAGGATGTGCCTGGGTTCATAACCGACCTGATCAGGCCACTGCCAAGGCCCTCAGGATGGTGGCTGCGGCCGCGGCCGGTATCAGAGAGAGCATGCCTCCGGTACCTGATGTTGAGGTGAGGCCCTCCGGGCGGGTGCTCGTCGTGGGAACCGGCCCGGGTTCCCTGGCTGCGGCCGCCCGCCTCAGGGAACTGGGCTGCGAGCCGATCCTAGTCAGTGGAACTCTGGAGCGGTTTGAGGGGCAGGCCGGTGAGTTCAGGGCCAGGATCCGAACTGATCAGGGCGTCGAGTGTCAAGCGGTCGGCGCCGTGATCGCGGCAGGCGATGCTTCCGCGGGTCCGCCCGAGGCCCAGGCCGGTCAGAGGGTGGCCTTCCTGCTGGAGGGCGATCCCTGGCCTTCGGTTGCCGAGTCAACGCTTTCGGCAGCCCTGCACCTGGCACGGGACTGCGGGTGCCGCGTGCTGGTGCTCTTTCGCGACATCGGAGTCGCCGGGCGCGGGCTGGAGGAACTCTACAGGGAGGCGCGCGGTTCCGGAGTCACGTTCATCCGGATGGACGAAGGGCCTCCCCAGATAGTTGAAGTGGGCGGTGAATGGGTTGTTACGCTCGAGGTGCCCGGCCTGGGACCCGTCACCGAGACCGTTGACGTGCTCGTCAGTGGTACTACCGCTGCGCTGCAGGGGGCGCGGGGTTTGGCAGAGGTACTCGGCGTGGCTCCCCGCAAGGGTGGCTGGGCGCCTAGGGAGCGCGTTCTTCTGGAGCCCGTTGCGACCGAACGCAACGGTGTCTTCCTTATCGGACCGGCCCGCGGCCCGTACACCACCGATCAAGCAGTTCGCCAGGGGGAGGCCGCGGCGATGGCCGCGCTCTCGGTCGCCGCACCGGGTGTGATAGCGTTATCAGCTCGGGCATCAGTGGACACGGACCGGTGCGCCTTTTGCCTTACTTGTCTGCGCGTCTGTCCCCACCAGGCGGTGACCACCGCCTTGGGCCAGACCATGCGCGTGCTGCCCGCTGCCTGCCAGGGGTGCGGTGTCTGCGCGGCGGCCTGTCCTTCGGGCGCGATCCAGATCACGGAGAGCCCCAACCGCAAGCTCCTGGCGGAGCTGGACGCCCTGATGAACGGACCCCCCTTGGACGGCCGCCCCGTGGTCGTTTTCGCCTGCGCGAACTCGGCCGTCCCTGCACTCCAGGCTATGGGCAGGCTGCGCCTGTCATACCCGGCTCAGGTCCTGGTGGTGCCGGTGCCCTGTCTGGGCCGCCTGGAGGCGGTTCACTGCGTACGGCCGCTGGCGGCCGGGGCCCGGCAGGTCCTCCTCTGCGGCTGCTACGACCGTAGCTGCGAGCACCTGGTCGGGCCTGCCACGGCCCGCAGGATGGTAGAGCGTGCCTGCGCACTGGCGGGCACGCTGGGTTTGGATCCCAATGCCATCCATGTGGCGTCGCTGGCCCCGGTTGATTGGCACAAGCTCGGTCGGCTCCTGCGCGCAAGTTGCGATGACGTGGCCCAGGAGAGCGGGGAAGCATCGAAGGTGACGGCGCATGCAACCGCCTGA